One Chloroherpetonaceae bacterium DNA segment encodes these proteins:
- a CDS encoding putative metal-dependent hydrolase yields the protein MSDLLKYPIGLFEKPMVITPEHLQQYITDLSSFPKRLRLAVEALPESMMDTPYRPSGWTVRQVVHHCADSHMNNFIRIKLALTEENPTIKPYYEDRWAELPDSLTMPVEPSLVMLEGIHQRWVMLLHSMRPSDFQKGFFHPEKNRLVTLDENTGIYAWHSNHHLAHVQSILKIRSGS from the coding sequence ATGAGTGATCTTTTAAAATATCCTATTGGCCTTTTTGAAAAGCCGATGGTTATTACCCCTGAACATCTTCAACAATATATCACGGATTTATCCAGCTTTCCGAAACGATTACGTTTGGCCGTTGAAGCCTTACCGGAATCAATGATGGATACGCCTTATCGTCCCTCAGGGTGGACTGTTCGGCAGGTGGTACATCATTGTGCAGATAGCCACATGAACAATTTTATTCGAATTAAATTGGCACTGACGGAAGAAAACCCAACCATCAAACCATATTATGAAGACCGTTGGGCGGAATTACCCGATTCCTTAACAATGCCGGTAGAACCTTCACTCGTTATGTTGGAAGGCATTCATCAACGATGGGTGATGCTTCTGCATTCAATGCGCCCTTCGGATTTTCAAAAAGGGTTTTTTCATCCTGAAAAGAATCGATTAGTTACTTTGGATGAAAATACCGGCATCTATGCGTGGCATAGCAATCACCACTTGGCACATGTTCAAAGCATTTTAAAAATCCGCTCTGGGTCTTAA
- a CDS encoding putative LPS assembly protein LptD encodes MKALFNQYLLMWRWLRLCHGRHVFAAVGLLLLSETAYSQTPTVEDAARAMKSAQRKRDISGALDTNAAIIPLDTLKRTDSVATEKLLVQDSTTTGKDDLDTVVVYSAKDSIVYDLREKRVRLNGAAKVTYQEFKLEAPTVSIFTPENLLNADASLDSMGYVILPAKFSDASGNYEAEKLAYNFKSRKGKIREVYTNIEQAYYRGDQIKRQETGELFINGGYYTTCNEDHWHYWFYCSQMKLVPNERVFARPVVLYIEGVPVFVLPYAFFPTQRSSGRASGIIMPNYGFDNTRGFTLARGGYYWAISDFTDLKFEGDFGTRGSWRLGSQFRYALNGEFRGRISGEFQRLFFNESGDPDYRINESWNMIVEHSQELTPYTRITANLNFSSLSTVGITSINPSNIFNLQATSTARLDQIIGDNEGSLSLGFIRNQSLETSDVSNNINFTFAKTRFFPFRSKKSDGTSLFDQFGIDPRLSIDAFLRDTDTTSSRDLNSQGGFSFNLQFRPGGTGFLVNLSQSINLNTAYRFTTAELDRSGVQLTAPISAGITVPALNLNLSSSLNFNYSVADRTIERFVDTAGSVVTLVRRSPESITTYGINLSAQTRLYGILFTGALGNLIGLKALRHTLIPNLSYNYNPDFTSEKNSYFASYVDQNGNTVRYNRFEGAFFGGVPGESQSLSLSLSNVFDAKIKTLDTTKAIDDPARTEKNIQFLLANISGGYNFAASEFNVQPISISASSNTLAPLFTLNGSAQFDYYGTDSAGTRINQSYQSLGGGLLRFISADLGFSMSLRGERGGGETVQNQDSLRQSEINAQANVQQRLIEQTNFGRNFGQNVDFEIPWDLSLNGSVRASQPNPFIPIELQAQINISGAVSITKNWKLSMNTGYNFTNAQFIVPNVRISRDFHCWSMSFQWVPIGQFKSYFFQLNLKAPELQDIRIEKASRPAGGSAAIF; translated from the coding sequence ATGAAAGCACTCTTTAATCAATATTTATTGATGTGGCGTTGGCTGCGTCTTTGTCACGGGCGTCATGTCTTTGCCGCGGTGGGCTTGCTATTGCTTTCGGAAACGGCTTATTCTCAAACGCCAACCGTAGAAGATGCCGCACGCGCAATGAAATCTGCACAAAGAAAAAGAGACATTTCTGGAGCACTTGATACCAATGCCGCAATTATTCCTCTTGACACCTTAAAACGAACGGATTCAGTGGCAACAGAAAAATTGCTTGTGCAAGATTCAACCACAACCGGAAAAGATGATCTTGATACCGTGGTGGTTTATAGCGCAAAAGATTCAATCGTTTACGATCTCCGCGAAAAGCGCGTTAGGTTAAATGGCGCAGCCAAAGTGACCTATCAAGAATTCAAACTTGAAGCCCCAACGGTTTCCATATTCACGCCCGAAAATTTGCTCAATGCCGATGCCTCCTTGGATTCAATGGGCTATGTCATTCTTCCTGCGAAATTCAGTGACGCAAGCGGAAATTATGAAGCAGAAAAGCTCGCCTATAATTTCAAAAGCAGGAAAGGGAAAATTCGTGAAGTTTATACCAATATTGAACAGGCCTATTACCGCGGCGATCAAATCAAACGGCAAGAGACGGGTGAGCTTTTTATCAATGGCGGGTATTACACCACTTGCAATGAAGACCACTGGCATTATTGGTTTTATTGCAGCCAAATGAAATTGGTTCCAAATGAACGCGTCTTTGCTCGCCCTGTTGTGCTTTATATTGAAGGCGTTCCCGTATTTGTATTGCCTTATGCGTTCTTCCCAACCCAACGAAGTTCAGGACGTGCCTCAGGGATTATTATGCCAAACTATGGCTTTGATAACACCCGAGGCTTTACACTTGCACGCGGTGGTTACTATTGGGCAATCAGCGACTTCACCGACCTGAAATTTGAAGGCGATTTCGGAACGCGAGGGAGCTGGCGCTTGGGGTCGCAATTTCGGTATGCCCTGAATGGTGAATTTCGCGGGAGAATCTCCGGAGAATTTCAACGCCTCTTCTTTAACGAATCCGGCGACCCCGATTACCGAATCAATGAATCGTGGAATATGATTGTTGAACACAGCCAAGAACTCACACCCTACACAAGAATCACGGCTAACCTAAACTTTTCAAGCTTAAGCACCGTGGGGATTACGTCGATAAACCCAAGCAATATTTTTAACCTTCAAGCAACTTCCACCGCTCGGCTCGATCAGATTATCGGAGATAACGAAGGCTCGCTTTCACTTGGATTTATCCGAAATCAATCGCTCGAAACTTCGGATGTCAGTAACAATATCAATTTCACATTTGCCAAAACTCGATTCTTTCCTTTCAGAAGTAAAAAGTCTGATGGAACATCGCTCTTTGATCAATTTGGCATTGATCCAAGGCTTAGCATTGATGCGTTTTTACGAGATACCGATACCACCTCTTCGCGCGATTTGAATTCCCAAGGCGGTTTTAGTTTTAATCTTCAATTTCGACCCGGCGGAACAGGCTTTTTGGTCAACCTTTCCCAATCAATCAATTTGAATACGGCCTATCGCTTTACCACTGCCGAACTCGACCGCTCCGGAGTGCAACTGACTGCGCCGATTTCCGCGGGTATCACAGTGCCCGCCTTAAATTTGAATTTATCTTCAAGTTTGAATTTCAATTACTCCGTTGCTGATCGAACCATTGAGCGTTTTGTTGATACCGCCGGAAGCGTTGTCACGCTTGTTCGACGTTCACCCGAATCCATAACCACCTACGGGATTAACCTTTCAGCGCAAACAAGATTGTATGGGATTCTTTTCACCGGCGCTCTTGGAAATTTGATTGGGCTTAAAGCGTTGCGCCACACATTGATTCCAAACCTCTCTTACAATTACAATCCTGATTTCACCTCTGAAAAAAATTCCTACTTCGCCTCGTATGTCGATCAAAATGGAAATACTGTCCGTTACAACCGCTTTGAAGGCGCTTTCTTTGGAGGCGTTCCGGGCGAAAGCCAATCCCTAAGCCTTAGCTTGAGCAATGTTTTTGATGCAAAAATCAAAACACTTGACACCACCAAAGCCATTGACGACCCTGCTCGAACCGAAAAAAATATTCAGTTTCTTTTAGCCAATATCTCGGGCGGGTACAATTTTGCTGCCTCTGAATTTAATGTGCAACCGATTTCAATTTCAGCCTCAAGCAACACCCTTGCCCCACTCTTTACACTCAACGGCAGTGCGCAATTCGATTACTATGGCACCGACTCCGCCGGAACCCGAATCAATCAATCCTATCAAAGTTTAGGCGGAGGGTTGCTTCGCTTCATCAGTGCTGATCTTGGTTTTTCAATGAGTTTAAGAGGAGAGCGTGGCGGGGGTGAAACAGTGCAAAATCAAGATTCTTTACGCCAAAGTGAAATCAATGCACAAGCCAACGTTCAACAACGGCTAATTGAACAAACAAACTTTGGGCGCAACTTTGGTCAAAATGTGGATTTCGAGATTCCGTGGGATTTATCACTCAATGGATCCGTAAGGGCAAGCCAACCCAATCCATTTATACCGATTGAACTGCAAGCGCAAATCAATATCTCAGGAGCCGTTTCGATTACAAAAAATTGGAAGCTGAGTATGAATACCGGCTATAATTTCACCAACGCACAATTTATTGTTCCGAATGTGCGTATCTCGCGCGATTTCCACTGCTGGTCAATGAGCTTTCAATGGGTTCCAATCGGGCAGTTTAAATCATACTTCTTCCAACTCAATCTTAAAGCCCCCGAACTGCAAGATATACGAATTGAAAAAGCCAGTCGGCCTGCCGGAGGTAGCGCCGCAATATTTTAA